A window of Patescibacteria group bacterium contains these coding sequences:
- a CDS encoding lmo0937 family membrane protein has translation MLETISIILLVLWLLGLVSSYTFGGFIHLLLLLAIVLIVVRLFQGKPVA, from the coding sequence ATATCGATCATTTTACTCGTTTTGTGGCTTTTGGGATTGGTGTCCTCATACACGTTTGGCGGCTTTATTCATTTGCTGCTTTTGCTTGCGATCGTTCTTATCGTGGTCAGGCTGTTTCAAGGCAAGCCGGTGGCGTAG